A window from Azoarcus sp. DD4 encodes these proteins:
- a CDS encoding YciI family protein, with protein sequence MRFMIIVKATRDSEAGVMPGEKLLAEMGAYHEELARAGVLLDGTGLKPSSAGWRVRYHGKERSVIDGPFTESKELIAGYTLIQVKSREEALEWTRRFPNPVGEGMDAEIEVRQLFELDDFGPSEAVDRMREIGMGTAG encoded by the coding sequence ATGCGCTTCATGATCATCGTCAAGGCAACCAGGGACTCGGAGGCCGGCGTCATGCCCGGGGAAAAGCTGCTCGCCGAGATGGGCGCCTACCACGAGGAACTCGCCAGGGCCGGCGTGCTGCTCGACGGCACCGGCCTGAAGCCGAGCTCGGCGGGCTGGCGGGTGCGTTACCACGGCAAGGAACGCAGCGTGATCGACGGGCCCTTCACCGAATCCAAGGAGCTGATCGCCGGCTATACCCTGATCCAGGTGAAGTCGCGCGAGGAGGCGCTGGAATGGACGCGGCGCTTTCCCAACCCGGTGGGCGAGGGCATGGACGCCGAGATCGAGGTGCGCCAGCTCTTCGAACTCGACGACTTCGGCCCGAGCGAGGCGGTAGACCGGATGCGCGAGATCGGCATGGGTACGGCGGGCTGA
- a CDS encoding DUF1579 domain-containing protein: MNIEAGEEHRWLQRLVGEWRYACEMACEPGQPAQICEGSERVRKLGELWVLCEGEGDMPDGGRAAMLMTLGFDPQRGRFVGSWIGSMMTWMWRYDGQLDAGRRVLTLDTEGPSFTAEGKLANYQDIITLGDDGQRTLTSRVQGEDGEWRPIMSAQYTRIA; encoded by the coding sequence ATGAATATCGAAGCAGGCGAGGAACACCGCTGGCTGCAGCGGCTGGTGGGTGAGTGGCGCTACGCGTGCGAAATGGCCTGCGAGCCCGGCCAGCCGGCGCAGATCTGCGAGGGCAGCGAGCGGGTGCGCAAGCTGGGCGAGCTGTGGGTGCTGTGCGAAGGCGAGGGCGACATGCCCGACGGCGGCCGTGCCGCGATGCTGATGACGCTCGGCTTCGACCCGCAGCGCGGCCGCTTCGTCGGCAGCTGGATCGGCTCCATGATGACCTGGATGTGGCGCTACGACGGCCAGCTCGACGCCGGACGCCGGGTGCTGACGCTGGACACCGAGGGGCCGAGCTTCACCGCCGAGGGCAAGCTCGCGAACTACCAGGACATCATCACGCTGGGCGACGACGGCCAGCGCACGCTCACTTCGCGGGTGCAGGGCGAGGACGGCGAATGGCGCCCGATCATGAGCGCCCAATACACCCGCATTGCTTAG
- a CDS encoding VOC family protein, which yields MLVQPYLFFDGRCEEAINFYRDALGAQVSMLMRFKESPEPPPPGAVAPGSGDKIMHAAFTIGDTTVMASDGGCSSQTEFKGFSLSITVDDAAAADRVFTALADGGQVQMPLGQTFFSPRFGMVVDRFGVGWMVIVPGQA from the coding sequence ATGCTGGTCCAGCCCTATCTGTTCTTCGACGGTCGCTGTGAAGAGGCGATCAACTTCTACCGCGACGCGCTCGGCGCCCAGGTGTCGATGCTGATGCGTTTCAAGGAAAGTCCCGAACCGCCGCCGCCCGGCGCGGTGGCGCCCGGCTCCGGCGACAAGATCATGCACGCCGCCTTCACCATCGGCGACACCACGGTGATGGCCTCCGACGGCGGCTGCAGCAGCCAGACCGAGTTCAAGGGCTTCTCGCTGTCGATCACGGTGGACGACGCGGCCGCCGCCGACCGCGTGTTCACTGCCCTCGCCGACGGCGGCCAGGTACAGATGCCGCTGGGCCAGACCTTCTTCTCGCCGCGCTTCGGCATGGTGGTCGACCGCTTCGGCGTCGGCTGGATGGTGATCGTGCCGGGGCAGGCCTGA
- a CDS encoding YciI family protein: MPYMLLIMEPTGQRKTRTEDEGRALYQRMLDFGADLEARGLLLATESLHSDAEGVRVQVREGRRMVMDGPFSEAKEMVGGFFLLACESRAEAVEIAAACPAAEWATVEVRAFGPCYAG; the protein is encoded by the coding sequence ATGCCGTACATGCTGTTGATCATGGAACCGACCGGGCAGCGCAAGACGCGGACCGAGGACGAGGGGCGCGCGCTCTACCAGCGCATGCTGGACTTCGGCGCCGACCTCGAGGCGCGTGGCCTGTTGCTGGCGACAGAGTCGCTGCACTCCGACGCGGAAGGTGTGCGGGTCCAGGTGCGCGAAGGCAGGCGCATGGTCATGGACGGACCGTTTTCCGAAGCCAAGGAGATGGTCGGCGGCTTCTTCCTGCTCGCCTGCGAATCGCGTGCCGAGGCGGTGGAGATCGCCGCGGCCTGCCCGGCGGCCGAGTGGGCGACGGTCGAAGTGCGGGCCTTCGGACCCTGCTACGCCGGCTGA
- a CDS encoding 4a-hydroxytetrahydrobiopterin dehydratase, which produces MRDELSTRTCTPCQGGMPALDRSEAERYLSHAPGWALADDGRRIERHFNFRDYRSALRFVVDVSQLAEDEGHHPDISFGWGRATVSWQTKKIRGLHENDFIMAAKTNEIAGTPEE; this is translated from the coding sequence ATGCGCGACGAACTCTCCACCCGGACCTGCACCCCCTGCCAGGGTGGCATGCCTGCCCTGGACCGCAGCGAAGCCGAGCGCTATCTCAGCCATGCGCCCGGCTGGGCATTGGCCGACGACGGCCGCCGGATAGAGCGCCATTTCAATTTCCGCGATTACCGCAGCGCGCTGCGTTTCGTGGTCGATGTCAGCCAGCTCGCCGAGGACGAGGGCCATCATCCCGACATCAGCTTCGGCTGGGGGCGTGCCACGGTGTCGTGGCAGACCAAGAAAATACGGGGCCTGCACGAGAACGATTTCATCATGGCGGCCAAGACCAACGAAATCGCCGGCACGCCGGAGGAATAA
- a CDS encoding MoaD/ThiS family protein, translated as MPRVVIAPAIQRHVACPACEVDAPTVGEALASVFALQPMLRGYLLDDQGGLRRHVAVFIDGVALRDRRRLDEAVPIDAEIYVAQALSGG; from the coding sequence ATGCCGCGTGTCGTCATCGCCCCCGCCATCCAGCGCCACGTAGCCTGCCCGGCCTGCGAGGTCGACGCGCCCACCGTGGGCGAGGCGCTGGCCAGCGTGTTCGCGCTGCAGCCGATGCTGCGCGGCTACCTGCTCGACGACCAGGGCGGCCTGCGCCGCCACGTCGCCGTGTTCATCGACGGCGTCGCGCTGCGCGACCGGCGCCGGCTGGACGAGGCCGTCCCCATCGACGCTGAAATTTACGTGGCCCAGGCGCTGTCCGGCGGCTGA
- a CDS encoding exo-alpha-sialidase: protein MNDRLLVASRKGLFILHRRAGGWQLTAPHFIGEPVSMALADPRDGTLYAALNLGHFGVKLWRSRDGGAHWEACAVPVYPPQPETADPPPPPTPDQPPAAPWSLQQIWSLEAGGADEAGVLWAGTIPGGLFRSADGGDSWTLNRPLWDRPERALWFGGGYDYPGIHSICVDPRDSRHLTVAVSCGGVWQTDDGGEHWTCTTLGMHADYMPPERRDDPTIQDPHRLVQCAAQPEVMWVQHHNGIFRSVDAGHHWEDAVAQPSSFGFTVAAHPLRPDTAWFVPAVKDECRIPVEGRLVVTRSRDGGASFEALSEGLPPAPGYDLVYRHGLAVDDSGETLAMGSTTGALWISEDGGGRWQCVSAHLPPIYCVRFG from the coding sequence ATGAACGATCGCTTGCTCGTCGCCAGCCGCAAGGGCCTCTTCATCCTCCATCGCAGGGCCGGCGGCTGGCAGCTGACGGCCCCCCACTTCATCGGCGAACCGGTCAGCATGGCGCTGGCCGATCCGCGCGACGGCACGCTCTACGCCGCGCTCAACCTCGGACACTTCGGCGTCAAGCTGTGGCGCAGCCGCGACGGCGGCGCGCACTGGGAGGCCTGCGCGGTGCCGGTCTATCCGCCCCAGCCGGAAACCGCCGACCCGCCGCCACCGCCCACGCCCGACCAGCCGCCGGCGGCCCCCTGGTCGCTGCAGCAGATCTGGTCGCTGGAAGCTGGCGGCGCCGACGAGGCCGGCGTGCTGTGGGCCGGCACCATCCCGGGCGGTCTGTTCCGCTCGGCCGACGGCGGCGACAGCTGGACGCTGAACCGTCCGCTGTGGGACCGCCCGGAGCGCGCCCTGTGGTTCGGCGGCGGCTACGACTACCCCGGCATCCACTCGATCTGCGTCGATCCGCGCGACAGCCGCCACCTCACCGTCGCCGTCTCCTGCGGCGGCGTGTGGCAGACCGACGACGGCGGCGAACACTGGACTTGCACCACGCTCGGCATGCACGCCGACTACATGCCGCCCGAGCGGCGCGACGACCCGACCATCCAGGATCCGCACCGCCTGGTCCAGTGTGCCGCCCAGCCCGAGGTCATGTGGGTGCAACACCACAACGGCATCTTCCGCTCGGTCGACGCCGGTCATCACTGGGAAGACGCGGTGGCGCAGCCGTCCAGCTTCGGTTTCACGGTGGCGGCGCACCCGCTGCGGCCCGACACCGCCTGGTTCGTGCCGGCGGTGAAGGACGAATGCCGAATCCCGGTCGAAGGCCGGCTGGTGGTCACCCGCAGCCGCGACGGCGGCGCCAGCTTCGAAGCCTTGTCGGAAGGCCTGCCCCCGGCCCCCGGCTACGACCTCGTCTATCGCCACGGACTGGCGGTGGATGACAGCGGCGAGACCCTGGCGATGGGTTCGACCACCGGCGCGCTGTGGATCTCGGAAGACGGCGGCGGACGCTGGCAGTGCGTGTCGGCCCATCTGCCGCCCATCTATTGCGTCCGTTTCGGTTGA
- a CDS encoding isovaleryl-CoA dehydrogenase, with amino-acid sequence MWETHEVFNQVPDLIDYNLFATDTVLREAVVREGAAWRVPALEAQGERLGRAETQRLAELANRHPPVLQTHDRLGHRVDRIDFHPAWHSLMGLLYADGVHGAAWTEPGAGVHVARAASFFLHGQVEAGSLCPVTMTFAAIPVLRREPALYAALADKLATRDYDGRDLPLAAKRSITLGMGMTEKQGGSDLRANTTRARPLDGSGRSRDYALVGHKWFFSVPTCDAHLVLARTEDDTLGCFFVPRWLDDGRRNAVRIQRLKDKLGNRSNASGEVEFQDAVGTLIGEPGRGIPTLIEMAAQTRLDCVLGSTALMRRALVEALHHARHRSSFGHTLIDQPLMRNLLADLALECEAATMLAMRLAATVDTDSGNTPDAGAERCALARAWRRILVPAAKFWICKRAVAFTGECMEVWGGNGYVEDGPMARLFREAPVNSIWEGSGNVMCLDVLRALARDPEGAALLLRDFGDTCAGEPVLATALHTLASALRAAADNEWQARCVAMQLVLIAQACLLLRHAPQAVADAFIASRFDRRRGQVAGLLDATPAAALLIERAWPDL; translated from the coding sequence ATGTGGGAAACCCATGAGGTGTTCAACCAGGTCCCGGATCTAATCGACTACAACCTCTTCGCCACCGACACCGTGCTGCGCGAAGCGGTGGTGCGCGAAGGCGCCGCCTGGCGGGTGCCGGCGCTGGAGGCGCAGGGCGAACGTCTGGGGCGTGCCGAGACGCAGCGTCTGGCCGAACTCGCCAACCGGCACCCGCCGGTGCTGCAGACCCACGACCGGCTTGGCCACCGCGTCGACCGGATCGACTTCCACCCCGCCTGGCACAGCCTGATGGGACTGCTCTACGCCGACGGCGTGCACGGCGCTGCCTGGACGGAGCCGGGTGCCGGCGTGCACGTGGCACGCGCCGCCAGCTTCTTCCTGCATGGCCAGGTAGAGGCCGGCTCGCTGTGCCCGGTGACGATGACCTTCGCCGCCATCCCGGTACTGCGGCGCGAGCCGGCGCTCTACGCCGCGCTGGCCGACAAGCTCGCCACGCGCGACTATGACGGCCGCGACCTGCCGCTGGCGGCCAAGCGCTCTATCACGCTGGGCATGGGAATGACCGAAAAGCAGGGCGGCTCCGACCTGCGCGCCAACACCACCCGCGCCCGGCCGCTGGACGGCAGCGGCCGCAGCCGCGACTACGCGCTGGTAGGCCATAAATGGTTCTTCTCCGTGCCGACCTGCGACGCCCACCTGGTGCTGGCGCGTACCGAGGACGACACGCTCGGTTGCTTCTTCGTGCCGCGCTGGCTGGACGACGGCCGCCGCAACGCGGTGCGCATCCAGCGGCTCAAGGACAAACTCGGCAACCGCTCCAACGCCTCGGGCGAAGTGGAATTCCAGGACGCGGTCGGCACCCTGATCGGCGAGCCCGGACGCGGTATTCCGACGCTGATCGAGATGGCGGCGCAGACCCGGCTCGACTGCGTGCTCGGCAGCACCGCCCTGATGCGGCGCGCGCTGGTCGAAGCCCTGCACCACGCCCGCCACCGCAGCAGCTTCGGCCACACCCTGATCGACCAGCCGCTGATGCGCAACCTGCTCGCGGACCTCGCATTGGAATGCGAAGCGGCGACGATGCTGGCGATGCGGCTGGCCGCGACGGTCGACACCGACAGCGGCAACACGCCCGACGCAGGCGCCGAACGCTGCGCCCTGGCCCGCGCCTGGCGCCGCATCCTCGTCCCGGCGGCCAAATTCTGGATCTGCAAGCGTGCGGTCGCCTTTACCGGGGAGTGCATGGAGGTGTGGGGCGGCAACGGCTACGTCGAGGACGGCCCGATGGCGAGGCTGTTCCGCGAGGCGCCGGTCAATTCCATCTGGGAGGGCTCGGGCAACGTCATGTGCCTGGACGTGCTGCGCGCCCTGGCCCGCGATCCCGAAGGCGCGGCGCTGCTGTTGCGCGACTTCGGCGACACCTGCGCCGGCGAACCCGTTCTGGCCACCGCGCTGCATACCCTCGCCAGTGCCCTGCGCGCAGCCGCCGACAACGAATGGCAGGCGCGCTGCGTCGCCATGCAACTGGTGCTGATCGCCCAGGCCTGCCTGCTGCTGCGCCACGCGCCCCAGGCAGTGGCGGACGCCTTCATCGCCAGCCGCTTCGACCGCCGCCGCGGTCAGGTGGCCGGCCTGCTCGACGCCACCCCGGCGGCTGCCCTGCTGATCGAACGCGCCTGGCCGGATCTGTGA
- a CDS encoding putative Na+/H+ antiporter, which translates to MNPTTIQLVGATLFALAIVHTFSTKFFEHLAHTRPKHAGLWHLLGEVEAVFGFWAIVLIVFMGFAVGKDAAVEYLDTRNYTEPMFVFAIMVVAASKPVMQFASAIVRIAARSLPLAEPVAVFFTIMAVVPLLGSFITEPAAMTLAALMLRERYYSQGISSRLMYATIGTLFVNVSIGGTLTNFAAPPVLMVATTWNWDSLYMLSHFGWKAAVAVVVNTLALTLIFQQELRKLPPAEVGAGREVPLTMVGVHLFLLFLIVAFAHHPPVFLGVFLLFMGLATAYPRYQERLILREGLMVAFFLAGLVVLGGQQAWWLQPILTQMDATTVYFGATALTAITDNAALTYLASLVDGLSVEFKQAVVAGAVTGGGLTVIANAPNPAGMSILRKNFDEEAVNPLGLLFSALPPTLVAILAFRLL; encoded by the coding sequence ATGAATCCAACGACCATCCAGCTCGTCGGCGCGACGCTCTTCGCGCTCGCCATCGTGCACACCTTCTCCACCAAGTTCTTCGAGCACCTCGCGCATACCCGGCCCAAACATGCCGGCCTGTGGCACCTGCTCGGCGAGGTCGAAGCGGTGTTCGGCTTCTGGGCCATCGTCCTGATCGTCTTCATGGGCTTCGCCGTCGGCAAGGACGCCGCGGTCGAATACCTCGACACCCGCAACTACACCGAACCGATGTTCGTGTTTGCCATCATGGTGGTGGCCGCCAGCAAACCGGTGATGCAGTTTGCATCGGCCATCGTGCGCATCGCCGCGCGCAGTCTGCCGCTGGCCGAACCGGTGGCGGTGTTCTTCACCATCATGGCGGTGGTGCCGCTGCTCGGCTCCTTCATCACCGAACCGGCGGCAATGACGCTGGCAGCGCTGATGCTGCGCGAGCGCTACTACAGCCAGGGCATCTCCAGCCGGCTGATGTATGCCACCATCGGAACGCTGTTCGTGAACGTCTCCATCGGCGGCACGCTCACCAACTTCGCCGCGCCGCCGGTGCTGATGGTGGCCACCACCTGGAACTGGGATTCGCTCTACATGCTGTCGCACTTCGGCTGGAAGGCGGCGGTCGCGGTCGTGGTGAACACCCTCGCCCTCACGCTGATCTTCCAGCAGGAACTGCGCAAGCTGCCGCCGGCCGAAGTGGGTGCCGGCCGCGAGGTGCCGCTGACCATGGTGGGCGTGCATCTCTTCCTGCTGTTCCTGATCGTGGCCTTCGCCCACCATCCGCCGGTCTTCCTCGGCGTCTTCCTGCTGTTCATGGGCCTGGCCACCGCCTACCCGCGCTACCAGGAAAGGCTGATCCTGCGCGAAGGCCTGATGGTGGCCTTCTTCCTCGCCGGCCTGGTGGTGCTGGGCGGGCAGCAGGCCTGGTGGCTGCAGCCCATCCTGACGCAGATGGACGCGACCACGGTGTACTTCGGCGCCACCGCGCTCACCGCCATCACCGACAACGCGGCGCTGACCTACCTCGCCTCGCTGGTGGATGGACTGAGCGTCGAATTCAAGCAGGCAGTAGTGGCCGGCGCGGTGACCGGCGGCGGCCTCACGGTGATCGCCAACGCGCCCAACCCGGCCGGCATGTCCATCCTGCGCAAGAACTTCGACGAGGAAGCGGTCAATCCGCTCGGCCTGCTGTTCTCGGCGCTGCCGCCGACGCTGGTGGCAATCCTGGCCTTCCGCCTGCTGTAG
- a CDS encoding GspE/PulE family protein yields the protein MTTQLSPAARPRLSAESILDDLLAAGQIARKDRDDTLAVLRMRSRNDLHPLQLIGERRLVRAVAPHDVLTTEVLTEWLAGQTGVPYFHIDPLKIDVSSVCGLVSHAYATRFGILPVAVQGNEVTIATAEPYETEWVSVLEQVLRIRIHRVLSNPADILRFLAEFYSLARSLRQATDKHQDIPTGIGNFEQLVQLGSKKSLDANDQAIVHIVDWLLQYAFEQRASDIHMEPRREICNVRFRIDGVMHLVYQTPPPVMAAITNRVKLMGRMDVVEKRRPQDGRIKTRSPKGDEIELRLSTMPTAFGEKLVLRIFDPSLQLKSFADLGFGRDDELRWRGLYQQAHGIILVTGPTGSGKTTTLYSTLKEIATPEMNVCTVEDPIEMIYPHLNQMQVQHNIGLDFASGVRTLLRQDPDVIMVGEIRDLETAEMAVQAALTGHLVLSTLHTNDAPTAITRLMDLGVPPYLIRSTLLGVLAQRLARTLCPHCKQPTPPSEEEWNDLVKPWKAPVPQHAKGPKGCLECRMTGYMGRTSIHEMLVMSPALRRMVQPGMDLAPFREQAVREGMQPLRLAGARHVAAGNTTADEIARCTPPANEG from the coding sequence ATGACCACCCAGCTCTCCCCCGCCGCCCGTCCCCGCCTCAGCGCCGAAAGCATCCTCGACGACCTGCTCGCCGCCGGCCAGATCGCCCGCAAGGATCGCGACGACACGCTGGCCGTGCTGCGCATGCGCAGCCGCAACGACCTGCATCCGCTGCAGCTCATCGGCGAACGCCGGCTGGTGCGCGCAGTGGCGCCGCACGACGTGCTCACCACCGAGGTGCTGACCGAATGGCTGGCCGGGCAGACCGGCGTGCCCTACTTCCACATCGACCCGCTCAAGATCGACGTGTCCTCGGTATGCGGTCTGGTATCGCATGCCTACGCCACCCGTTTCGGCATCCTGCCGGTGGCGGTACAAGGCAACGAAGTCACCATCGCCACCGCCGAACCCTACGAGACCGAATGGGTATCGGTACTGGAGCAGGTGCTGCGCATCCGCATCCACCGCGTGCTGTCCAACCCGGCCGACATCCTGCGCTTCCTCGCCGAGTTCTACAGCCTGGCTCGTTCGCTCCGGCAGGCCACCGACAAGCACCAGGACATTCCCACCGGCATCGGCAACTTCGAACAGCTGGTGCAGCTGGGCAGCAAGAAATCGCTCGATGCCAACGACCAGGCCATCGTGCACATCGTGGACTGGCTGCTGCAATACGCCTTCGAGCAGCGCGCGAGCGACATCCACATGGAGCCGCGGCGCGAGATCTGCAATGTGCGCTTCCGCATCGACGGGGTGATGCACCTGGTCTACCAGACGCCGCCGCCGGTGATGGCCGCGATCACCAACCGCGTCAAGCTGATGGGCCGCATGGACGTGGTGGAGAAGCGCCGCCCGCAGGACGGCCGCATCAAGACGCGCTCGCCCAAGGGCGACGAGATCGAGCTGCGCCTGTCCACCATGCCCACCGCCTTCGGCGAAAAGCTGGTGCTGCGCATCTTCGACCCCAGCCTGCAGCTCAAGTCCTTCGCCGACCTCGGCTTCGGCCGCGACGACGAACTGCGCTGGCGCGGCCTCTACCAGCAGGCCCACGGCATCATCCTCGTCACCGGCCCCACCGGCTCGGGCAAGACCACCACGCTGTATTCCACCCTCAAGGAAATCGCCACGCCCGAGATGAACGTGTGCACGGTGGAAGACCCGATCGAGATGATCTATCCCCACCTCAACCAGATGCAGGTGCAGCACAACATCGGGCTCGACTTCGCCAGCGGCGTGCGCACCCTGCTGCGGCAGGACCCGGACGTGATCATGGTGGGCGAGATCCGCGATCTCGAAACCGCCGAGATGGCGGTGCAGGCCGCGCTGACCGGCCACCTGGTGCTGTCCACCCTGCACACCAACGACGCCCCCACCGCCATCACCCGGCTGATGGACCTCGGCGTGCCGCCCTACCTGATCCGCTCCACCCTGCTCGGTGTGCTCGCCCAGCGTCTGGCGCGCACGCTGTGCCCGCACTGCAAGCAGCCGACGCCGCCGTCCGAAGAAGAATGGAACGACCTGGTGAAGCCGTGGAAGGCGCCGGTGCCGCAGCACGCTAAAGGCCCCAAGGGCTGCCTCGAATGCCGCATGACCGGCTACATGGGCCGCACCAGCATCCACGAGATGCTGGTGATGTCGCCCGCCCTGCGCCGCATGGTCCAGCCCGGCATGGACCTCGCCCCTTTCCGCGAACAGGCGGTGCGCGAAGGCATGCAGCCGCTGCGCCTCGCCGGCGCCCGCCACGTCGCCGCCGGCAACACCACCGCCGACGAAATCGCCCGCTGCACGCCGCCGGCGAACGAGGGCTGA